The following are from one region of the Endozoicomonas sp. 4G genome:
- a CDS encoding electron transfer flavoprotein subunit beta/FixA family protein, whose protein sequence is MKILVAVKRVIDYNVKVRVKADHSDVDLTNVKMAINPFCEIAVEEAVRLKEKGVASEIVVVSLGTKESQEQIRTALALGADRGVLVQTDEKPGSLSVAKLLKAIVDEEKPDLVILGKQAIDSDNNQTGQMLAALAGMPQGTFASELTVEEGKAIVTREVDGGLQTVSLSLPAVVTTDLRLNEPRYASLPNIMKAKRKPLDVKTPEELGVEVISSLNTLKVEPPAERSAGIRVGSVDELIEKLKTEVKVI, encoded by the coding sequence ATGAAAATACTTGTAGCCGTTAAGAGAGTCATTGACTATAACGTCAAGGTTCGTGTCAAGGCGGATCATAGTGATGTCGATCTGACGAACGTTAAAATGGCCATCAACCCTTTCTGTGAAATTGCTGTTGAAGAAGCAGTAAGACTGAAAGAAAAAGGTGTTGCCAGTGAAATTGTTGTTGTTTCCCTTGGTACCAAAGAGAGTCAGGAGCAGATACGCACCGCCCTGGCCCTGGGTGCTGACCGTGGTGTTCTGGTGCAAACCGATGAAAAGCCCGGTTCCCTGTCTGTTGCCAAACTGCTGAAAGCCATTGTTGATGAAGAAAAACCTGACCTGGTGATCCTGGGTAAGCAGGCCATTGACAGTGATAATAACCAGACCGGTCAGATGCTGGCGGCACTTGCAGGTATGCCGCAGGGTACTTTTGCCTCTGAACTGACCGTAGAAGAAGGTAAGGCCATTGTTACCCGTGAAGTTGACGGAGGTCTGCAAACCGTCTCCCTGTCACTGCCAGCCGTTGTGACCACCGACCTGCGTTTGAATGAGCCTCGCTACGCTTCTTTGCCTAACATCATGAAAGCCAAGCGCAAACCCCTGGACGTCAAAACGCCTGAAGAACTGGGCGTTGAAGTGATTTCCTCCCTGAACACCCTGAAAGTTGAGCCACCTGCCGAGCGCAGTGCCGGCATTCGTGTGGGCAGCGTTGACGAACTGATCGAAAAACTGAAAACAGAAGTGAAGGTAATCTAA
- a CDS encoding electron transfer flavoprotein-ubiquinone oxidoreductase: MPFDVVIVGAGPSGLSAACRLMQLSQEAGQELSVCVVEKGSEVGAHILSGAVFEPSALNELFPDWKEKGAPLHTPVVSDDIYWLSSQEKAIKVPDAFVPKTMHNEGNYIISLGNLCRWLAEQAESLGVEVFPGFAANEILFNEDDSVKGVATGDMGISASGEKKDSYMPGMELHAKYTLFSEGCRGQLGKELINRFNLDEGKDPQHYGIGIKELWDVAPENHSEGLVVHTAGWPLTESGSTGGGFLYHIENNQVVLGLITDLSYSNPHLSPFEEFQRYKQSPTIRKFLEGGKRVSYGARALTKGGPQSLPKMTFAGGLLIGCDAGTMNGAKIKGSHTAMKSGTLAAEAVFKAISSGSEGGEDLTSYAQAFADSWLGKELQAQRNFGPAMHKWGNFIGAGFAFVDQNIFGGKLPFTLHDKTPDYATLQPAADSKKIAYPKPDGVVSFDRLSSVFLSNTNHEEDQPCHLKLADVSIPLKDNLPKYDEPAQRYCPAGVYEIVKDEASGEQRFQINSQNCVHCKTCDIKDPAQNITWVAPEGTGGPNYPNM; this comes from the coding sequence ATGCCATTTGACGTGGTCATTGTAGGCGCCGGGCCATCCGGCTTATCGGCCGCCTGTCGTCTTATGCAACTGTCACAGGAAGCAGGTCAGGAACTCTCTGTCTGCGTCGTTGAGAAAGGATCTGAGGTAGGCGCGCACATCCTGTCCGGCGCCGTCTTCGAACCCTCCGCCCTGAACGAACTGTTCCCCGACTGGAAAGAAAAAGGTGCACCGCTGCATACCCCTGTCGTATCTGACGATATCTACTGGCTGAGTTCTCAGGAAAAGGCCATAAAAGTACCGGATGCCTTTGTCCCCAAAACCATGCACAACGAAGGTAATTACATCATCAGCCTGGGCAACCTCTGCCGCTGGCTGGCTGAACAGGCAGAAAGCCTGGGTGTCGAAGTGTTCCCGGGGTTTGCTGCCAACGAAATCCTGTTCAACGAAGACGACAGTGTTAAAGGAGTTGCCACAGGCGACATGGGCATTTCCGCCAGTGGCGAGAAAAAAGACAGTTACATGCCCGGTATGGAGCTGCACGCCAAATACACTCTTTTCTCAGAAGGTTGCCGCGGCCAACTGGGCAAAGAACTTATCAACCGTTTTAACCTGGACGAAGGTAAAGACCCTCAGCATTATGGCATTGGCATCAAGGAACTCTGGGATGTTGCGCCAGAGAACCACTCTGAAGGCCTGGTCGTGCACACGGCGGGCTGGCCTCTCACTGAAAGTGGCTCAACCGGCGGCGGCTTCCTTTACCATATTGAAAACAACCAGGTGGTACTGGGCCTGATTACCGACTTGAGCTACTCCAACCCTCACCTCAGTCCGTTTGAAGAGTTCCAGCGTTACAAACAGAGCCCAACCATCAGGAAATTCCTTGAAGGTGGCAAACGGGTTTCTTACGGTGCCCGCGCTCTGACCAAAGGCGGCCCTCAGTCCCTGCCAAAAATGACGTTTGCCGGTGGCCTTCTGATTGGCTGTGACGCAGGCACCATGAACGGAGCCAAAATCAAAGGCTCTCATACGGCCATGAAGTCCGGGACACTGGCTGCCGAAGCTGTTTTCAAAGCCATCAGCAGTGGTTCTGAAGGTGGTGAAGACCTTACCTCTTACGCTCAGGCCTTTGCCGATTCCTGGTTGGGCAAGGAGTTGCAGGCTCAAAGAAACTTTGGACCCGCCATGCATAAGTGGGGCAACTTTATCGGTGCCGGCTTTGCCTTTGTTGACCAGAATATTTTTGGTGGCAAGCTACCGTTTACCCTGCACGACAAAACACCAGACTATGCAACGCTTCAGCCAGCGGCTGATAGCAAGAAAATCGCTTATCCAAAACCGGATGGTGTCGTAAGCTTTGATCGTCTTAGCTCAGTGTTCCTGTCTAACACCAACCATGAAGAAGATCAGCCCTGCCACCTGAAACTGGCGGATGTTTCGATTCCTCTGAAAGACAACCTGCCAAAATACGATGAGCCGGCTCAGCGTTACTGTCCGGCGGGTGTTTATGAAATTGTCAAAGATGAAGCTTCTGGCGAGCAACGCTTCCAGATCAACAGTCAGAACTGTGTTCACTGTAAAACCTGCGACATCAAGGATCCCGCCCAGAACATTACCTGGGTTGCTCCAGAGGGTACGGGTGGTCCCAACTACCCGAATATGTGA
- a CDS encoding DUF1285 domain-containing protein, whose translation MSDQPISPGKLAESLKPLQKQRGLPPVHLWNPGFCGDIDMKICRNGGWLYMGSPIARESMVKLFSTILRHDDDGCFYLVTPVEKVRIQVEDAPFVAVSVERKGGGLTFTTNMGDEVILDQEHPLWVNVDPSTGEPSPYIRVRAQLDALIHRNVFYQLIEMAEDKATEQGIELFIKSHGQTFSIGSVST comes from the coding sequence ATGAGCGATCAACCTATATCTCCCGGTAAGCTGGCTGAGAGCCTGAAGCCTCTTCAAAAACAGCGGGGTTTGCCTCCTGTGCATTTATGGAATCCCGGTTTCTGCGGGGATATAGACATGAAAATCTGTCGGAACGGTGGTTGGCTCTACATGGGGTCCCCCATCGCTCGAGAGTCCATGGTTAAACTGTTTTCTACGATTCTCAGGCATGACGATGATGGTTGCTTTTACCTGGTGACCCCGGTAGAAAAAGTCCGGATTCAGGTGGAAGATGCTCCCTTTGTAGCCGTATCCGTTGAAAGGAAAGGCGGAGGTCTGACGTTTACTACCAACATGGGCGATGAAGTGATTCTGGATCAGGAGCATCCTTTGTGGGTCAACGTTGATCCTTCGACGGGAGAGCCCTCACCCTACATTAGAGTCAGGGCACAGTTGGATGCCCTGATTCATCGGAATGTTTTCTATCAACTCATTGAGATGGCAGAAGACAAGGCCACGGAGCAGGGCATTGAGCTATTCATCAAGAGTCACGGTCAAACTTTCTCTATTGGTAGCGTGAGTACCTGA
- a CDS encoding YiiX/YebB-like N1pC/P60 family cysteine hydrolase produces the protein MQLFKSLAGLLTQWLMQQPEDDKRPLCDFERIRHELKPCDVVLVEGKSRVSNVIKQITQSPWSHAMLYVGRLHDIEDNRIRQTIKESYNGSPDDQLIIESELGFGTVVHPLSRYENDHLRICRPNGLNYSDSQQVIHYAASRLGLDYNVRHVLDLARFFFPYSIMPRRWRSSLFQHSPGDETKTVCSSMIAEAFGFIHFPILPLVKMNGEKGVQLFQRNPKLCTPSDFDYSPYFQIIKYPFLDYTHHSDYKLLPWHGHGALEGKEGDLYVTPDKMKELQQMGLSSGSGSENLDNRNTLN, from the coding sequence ATGCAGCTCTTCAAATCACTCGCTGGCTTACTCACTCAATGGCTCATGCAACAGCCTGAAGACGACAAGCGTCCTCTTTGTGATTTCGAAAGAATCAGGCACGAGCTCAAACCCTGCGATGTAGTGCTCGTTGAAGGTAAGTCCCGAGTCAGCAATGTCATCAAACAGATTACTCAGAGCCCATGGTCCCATGCCATGCTGTATGTTGGCCGCCTGCATGATATAGAAGATAATCGTATTCGACAGACCATTAAAGAATCTTACAATGGCTCTCCGGATGATCAACTCATCATTGAGAGTGAACTTGGTTTTGGTACAGTTGTACATCCTCTAAGCCGGTATGAAAATGATCACCTGAGAATTTGTCGACCCAATGGATTAAACTACTCCGATAGCCAGCAGGTCATTCACTACGCTGCGAGCCGTCTGGGCCTCGACTACAACGTGCGCCATGTACTGGACCTGGCTCGCTTTTTCTTTCCCTATTCCATTATGCCCAGGCGCTGGCGTTCCAGTTTATTTCAACATTCGCCCGGAGATGAAACCAAAACCGTTTGCTCCAGTATGATTGCCGAGGCATTCGGTTTTATTCACTTCCCCATTCTGCCTCTGGTGAAGATGAACGGAGAAAAAGGCGTCCAACTGTTCCAGCGTAACCCCAAACTGTGCACACCGAGTGATTTTGACTATTCCCCCTACTTCCAGATTATTAAGTACCCCTTCCTGGATTACACCCATCACTCAGATTATAAATTGCTGCCCTGGCATGGCCACGGTGCCCTCGAAGGTAAAGAAGGCGACCTTTACGTCACCCCTGACAAGATGAAAGAGCTACAACAGATGGGGCTCAGTAGTGGTTCAGGCTCAGAAAATCTCGATAACAGAAACACCTTAAACTGA
- a CDS encoding site-specific integrase codes for MFFFECAGGYAAQRLKKTAGIAARSKGLFNNNPFTEFEWPEETKAVKRKKAKKRKQKRLDVFSKEEIETLVSQCKREQEANFIQFGFWSGLRPEELFALHWEDIDFVKGTAFISRAKIYRRGYKIIDYEVDTTEELKEVKTGELGERDLILLPKAIEALKAQKQWTMTRRSFVFHNPYWDKPWTNTNQLANRFKECCLQAGVRYRRPYMMRHTYASMMLKHGEDESFVARQLGHVDTTMVRKTYREFIPDTGTNNGYQFRNDWESYSDPDNVESAMR; via the coding sequence GTGTTTTTTTTTGAGTGCGCTGGAGGCTATGCGGCTCAAAGGCTTAAAAAAACAGCGGGAATTGCTGCAAGATCTAAAGGGCTTTTTAATAATAACCCGTTTACTGAATTTGAATGGCCAGAAGAAACCAAGGCAGTAAAACGGAAAAAAGCAAAAAAGCGTAAACAAAAGAGATTGGATGTATTTAGCAAGGAAGAGATCGAGACCCTGGTATCGCAATGCAAACGTGAACAAGAGGCCAATTTCATTCAGTTTGGGTTCTGGTCAGGACTCCGCCCTGAGGAACTGTTTGCGTTGCATTGGGAAGATATAGATTTTGTAAAAGGAACCGCATTTATCAGTCGTGCAAAAATATACAGGCGAGGATACAAGATCATAGATTACGAGGTAGATACGACAGAAGAATTGAAAGAGGTAAAGACAGGTGAGCTGGGAGAACGGGATCTGATCCTGTTACCCAAAGCTATTGAGGCTCTAAAGGCTCAGAAACAGTGGACAATGACCAGGAGATCATTTGTTTTCCATAACCCTTACTGGGATAAGCCATGGACTAACACTAATCAGCTGGCTAACCGCTTTAAGGAATGTTGTCTTCAGGCCGGTGTGAGGTATAGACGACCGTACATGATGCGACACACGTATGCCAGCATGATGCTAAAACACGGTGAAGACGAATCTTTTGTCGCCAGGCAGCTTGGCCACGTCGACACAACAATGGTTCGCAAGACGTATCGGGAGTTTATCCCTGACACTGGAACCAACAACGGCTATCAGTTCAGAAACGACTGGGAAAGCTATTCAGATCCTGACAACGTTGAGTCTGCAATGAGGTGA
- a CDS encoding transposase, which translates to MPFAPEAIVQQDGDNKNDCEQNAIKRYLAHVKREHPHLKLVILLDGLFADNPTIELIKSYGWHFIIVAKDGNHKSLIEAMDALCDQEQLSYHKIIDEEQGTRHWFRFANDVPLNASKLTQNVNVLDYVETDSEGKRHTWCWVTDIELTKDTVEAVMRGGRCRWHIENQTFNTLKNQGYSLEHNYGHGKQHLATNLAYLTFLAFMVDQIQEMASPEFKKALKERARGVRTYLWKVITRVFLSWMLEGWDELFDALIYGIKPGRVQINTS; encoded by the coding sequence ATGCCCTTTGCCCCAGAGGCGATTGTTCAACAGGACGGCGACAACAAGAATGACTGCGAACAGAATGCCATCAAGCGCTACCTGGCGCACGTCAAGAGAGAGCACCCTCATTTAAAACTGGTCATACTCCTGGATGGGCTTTTTGCTGACAATCCTACTATTGAGTTGATCAAGAGCTATGGCTGGCACTTCATCATTGTGGCTAAAGATGGCAACCACAAATCCCTTATCGAGGCGATGGATGCGCTGTGTGACCAGGAACAGCTCAGTTATCATAAAATCATTGATGAAGAGCAAGGAACCAGGCACTGGTTTCGTTTCGCTAATGATGTACCGCTGAATGCCTCCAAGTTGACCCAAAATGTCAATGTCCTTGATTACGTGGAGACAGACAGTGAAGGCAAACGCCACACCTGGTGCTGGGTCACAGATATTGAGTTAACCAAAGATACCGTTGAAGCTGTCATGAGAGGAGGTCGTTGCCGCTGGCACATCGAGAACCAAACGTTTAACACCCTGAAAAACCAAGGCTACAGCCTTGAACACAACTATGGTCACGGGAAGCAGCACCTGGCAACCAACCTGGCTTACCTGACGTTCCTGGCCTTCATGGTTGATCAAATCCAGGAAATGGCCAGCCCGGAATTCAAAAAGGCGCTGAAGGAGCGAGCGAGGGGCGTCCGAACGTACCTATGGAAGGTGATTACACGGGTATTCCTGTCCTGGATGCTCGAAGGTTGGGATGAATTGTTCGATGCGCTCATATATGGCATAAAGCCTGGTAGGGTTCAAATTAACACTTCATAG
- a CDS encoding DUF3596 domain-containing protein produces MGRKEQLQKVSYPGVIARGNCIMIQFVWPKGSQNQKKVTLKGIEINDKNLKYAYGLLTTVKKEIDLGVFEWRKHFPDHKLAKTELKAQAGYTVHQLLEDYLKDYAKDYRESITLDNYTYRTRTFLQPKFGHIPADHLTAAHIVDWAIESGKKNRTTVTLKSYIAPLRSAYKWARSTAIPALNTTM; encoded by the coding sequence ATGGGTAGAAAAGAGCAGTTACAAAAGGTGAGTTATCCTGGTGTCATAGCTAGAGGGAACTGCATTATGATTCAGTTCGTATGGCCAAAGGGTTCACAAAATCAGAAAAAGGTTACATTAAAAGGAATTGAAATTAATGATAAAAACTTAAAATATGCATATGGTCTGCTCACCACAGTAAAAAAAGAAATTGATCTGGGAGTGTTTGAATGGAGAAAACATTTTCCAGATCATAAACTTGCAAAAACAGAACTGAAGGCTCAGGCAGGCTACACAGTTCACCAGTTGCTTGAGGATTACCTGAAGGACTATGCGAAAGATTACAGAGAGTCTATCACTCTGGACAACTACACATACCGAACGCGGACGTTTCTGCAACCAAAATTTGGACACATCCCCGCAGACCATCTTACCGCAGCTCACATTGTTGACTGGGCTATCGAATCCGGAAAGAAGAATCGAACGACAGTAACACTTAAAAGTTACATTGCACCCTTAAGGTCAGCCTATAAATGGGCAAGATCTACAGCGATTCCCGCACTTAATACGACAATGTAA